A single genomic interval of Microbacterium hydrocarbonoxydans harbors:
- the dapE gene encoding succinyl-diaminopimelate desuccinylase — MVLDLTASSVDLTRAICDIPSVSGDEQTLADAIEEAISAYPHLEVIRHGNTIVARTNLGRAQRVAIAGHIDTVPINGNVPTRDVEIDGVPHLWGRGTVDMKSGTAVQLKLAAELAEPSVDITWMWYDNEEVEASKNGLALLAAVRPDLFQADFAILGEPSNGQVEGGCNGTMRAIVRTTGVRAHAARAWIGENAIHRAAPILARLAEYRAREVPVEGLLYRESMSAVRITGGVAGNVIPDACEVEVNYRFAPSKSAADAEAHIRNLLAGFDVEITDAAEGARPGLDAPIAQEFVAAVGAEPRPKYGWTDVARFSALGIPAVNYGPGDPHLAHHDEERVPLAQIDAVERGLRAWLSSR; from the coding sequence ATGGTGCTCGATCTGACAGCGTCCTCCGTCGACCTCACCCGTGCGATCTGCGACATCCCGAGCGTCTCGGGTGACGAGCAGACGCTCGCGGATGCCATCGAGGAGGCGATCTCGGCGTACCCCCATCTCGAGGTCATCCGGCACGGCAACACGATCGTCGCGCGCACGAACCTCGGTCGCGCGCAGCGGGTGGCGATCGCCGGACACATCGACACCGTCCCGATCAACGGCAACGTCCCGACCCGAGACGTGGAGATCGATGGCGTCCCGCACCTCTGGGGACGCGGGACCGTCGACATGAAGAGCGGTACGGCCGTGCAGCTCAAGCTCGCGGCCGAGCTCGCCGAGCCCTCGGTCGACATCACCTGGATGTGGTACGACAACGAAGAGGTCGAGGCCTCCAAGAACGGGCTGGCGCTGCTCGCCGCCGTGCGCCCTGACCTGTTCCAGGCCGACTTCGCCATCCTGGGCGAGCCGTCCAACGGGCAGGTCGAGGGTGGTTGCAACGGCACCATGAGGGCCATCGTGCGCACCACAGGTGTGCGCGCGCATGCGGCTCGCGCCTGGATCGGCGAGAACGCCATCCACCGCGCCGCGCCGATCCTCGCGCGTCTGGCCGAGTACCGCGCCAGGGAGGTGCCGGTCGAGGGGCTGCTGTATCGCGAGAGCATGAGCGCCGTGCGCATCACCGGCGGCGTCGCGGGCAACGTGATCCCCGACGCCTGCGAGGTCGAGGTGAACTACCGCTTCGCGCCCAGCAAATCGGCCGCGGACGCCGAGGCGCACATCCGCAACCTGCTCGCCGGCTTCGACGTCGAGATCACGGATGCCGCCGAAGGGGCGCGTCCAGGGCTCGACGCGCCCATCGCGCAGGAGTTCGTGGCGGCCGTCGGCGCCGAGCCCCGCCCCAAGTACGGCTGGACCGACGTCGCACGGTTCTCGGCGCTCGGCATCCCGGCCGTCAACTACGGACCAGGGGACCCGCACCTCGCCCACCACGACGAGGAGCGCGTGCCGCTCGCGCAGATCGACGCCGTCGAGCGAGGACTGCGCGCATGGCTCAGTTCGCGCTGA
- the dapD gene encoding 2,3,4,5-tetrahydropyridine-2,6-dicarboxylate N-succinyltransferase — protein MTEARTVWGTGLSTIAGDGTVLDAWFPQVGTTAPTASDAAASLLTMDQQAGPDDRRNVRVDPVQLHIDLDAAPASTVDAYLRLHALSHLVVRPNELNLDGIFAHLPNVAWTNAGPMHPADAARLRPALQRAGIQVQGLDKFPRLTDYVQPEGVRIADASRVRLGAHLSPGTTVMHEGFVNFNAGTLGASMVEGRISQGVVVGDGSDIGGGSSIMGTLSGGGSHRVSIGARTLLGANAGIGISLGDDCVVEAGLYVTAGTKIVLVDGPVTADGGRTTVKGAELSGRDGLLFRRNSLSGAVEAVRRAGVGVTLNEALHA, from the coding sequence ATGACTGAGGCGCGCACCGTGTGGGGTACCGGACTTTCGACGATCGCCGGTGACGGCACGGTCCTGGATGCCTGGTTCCCCCAGGTCGGCACGACCGCACCCACCGCGAGCGATGCCGCGGCATCACTGCTGACGATGGACCAGCAGGCCGGTCCCGACGACCGCCGCAACGTCAGGGTCGACCCCGTGCAGCTGCACATCGACCTGGATGCCGCTCCCGCCTCGACGGTCGATGCCTACCTGCGGCTGCACGCGCTGTCGCACCTCGTCGTGCGTCCGAACGAGCTCAACCTCGACGGCATCTTCGCGCACCTCCCGAACGTCGCCTGGACCAATGCGGGCCCCATGCACCCCGCGGATGCTGCGCGCCTGCGCCCCGCGCTGCAGCGCGCCGGCATCCAGGTGCAGGGCCTGGACAAGTTCCCCCGGCTCACCGACTACGTGCAGCCGGAGGGCGTCCGCATCGCCGACGCCTCCCGCGTCCGCCTGGGAGCGCACCTCTCGCCCGGTACGACCGTGATGCACGAGGGGTTCGTGAACTTCAATGCCGGCACTCTCGGCGCGTCGATGGTCGAGGGACGGATCTCGCAGGGCGTCGTCGTGGGCGACGGCAGCGACATCGGCGGTGGCTCGTCGATCATGGGCACCCTGTCAGGAGGCGGATCGCACCGCGTCTCGATCGGGGCGCGCACTCTGCTCGGCGCCAACGCCGGCATCGGCATCTCGCTCGGTGACGACTGCGTCGTCGAGGCCGGCCTGTACGTCACCGCCGGCACCAAGATCGTGCTCGTCGACGGCCCCGTCACCGCCGACGGCGGCCGCACGACGGTCAAGGGTGCCGAGCTGTCAGGTCGAGACGGGCTGCTGTTCCGCCGCAACTCGCTGAGCGGAGCCGTCGAGGCCGTGCGTCGCGCCGGAGTCGGAGTCACCCTCAACGAGGCACTGCACGCCTGA
- a CDS encoding DEAD/DEAH box helicase, which yields MTSFLDLGVPADLAAVLSKDGKTEAFAIQRDTLPDSLAGRDLLGRGRTGSGKTIAFALPLVSRLSASSRTSRPGHPRGLVLAPTRELATQIAATIAPLAEAKGLRVTTVFGGVSQRPQEQAMRSGVDIVVACPGRLEDLMKQRVVQLDAVEVTVLDEADHMADLGFLPGVTRILTATPAGGQRLLFSATLDRGIDTLARRFLSNAVSHEVDEESVPVGEMTHRVLVVDSTDNKTTLVRELASGTGRRILFTRTKHQAKKLAKQLTAAGIPAVDLHGNLSQNARERNLGAFSSDPAEGGVRVLVATDVAARGVHVDNVDLVVHVDPPMEHKAYLHRSGRTARAGAAGTVVTVVLPEQRRDVKDLLRKAAISAALEDVTSAAVTELVPERAPHVRPAPVQVQRQATKQRPAGGERNSAANPPSRRSRRPRSGQGGQGGQGAQAGSRQGGQSRAGSQGGQSRSGGQGGRGRSSQGR from the coding sequence ATGACTTCCTTCCTCGATCTCGGCGTGCCCGCCGACCTCGCCGCCGTCCTCTCGAAGGACGGCAAGACCGAGGCGTTCGCGATTCAGCGCGACACGCTTCCTGACTCGCTGGCCGGCCGTGACCTGCTCGGCCGCGGCCGCACCGGCAGCGGCAAGACGATCGCGTTCGCACTCCCGCTCGTCTCCCGACTCTCCGCCTCCTCCCGCACGAGCCGTCCGGGACACCCCCGTGGCCTGGTGCTGGCGCCGACCCGTGAACTCGCGACCCAGATCGCTGCGACCATCGCCCCGCTCGCCGAGGCGAAGGGCCTGCGCGTCACCACCGTGTTCGGCGGCGTCAGTCAGCGCCCGCAGGAGCAGGCCATGCGCAGCGGCGTCGACATCGTCGTGGCGTGCCCCGGCCGCCTCGAAGACCTCATGAAGCAGCGGGTCGTCCAGCTCGACGCGGTAGAGGTGACCGTGCTCGACGAGGCCGACCACATGGCCGACCTCGGCTTCCTGCCCGGCGTCACCCGCATCCTCACCGCCACTCCGGCCGGCGGGCAGCGACTGCTGTTCAGCGCCACGCTGGATCGCGGCATCGACACGCTCGCCCGCCGCTTCCTCTCCAACGCCGTCAGCCACGAGGTCGACGAGGAGAGCGTGCCCGTCGGCGAGATGACCCACCGGGTGCTCGTCGTCGACTCCACCGACAACAAGACCACGCTGGTGCGCGAGCTCGCCTCCGGCACCGGTCGTCGCATCCTCTTCACTCGCACGAAGCACCAGGCGAAGAAGCTCGCCAAGCAGCTCACCGCGGCGGGCATCCCCGCCGTCGACCTGCACGGCAACCTCTCGCAGAACGCCCGCGAGCGCAACCTCGGCGCGTTCTCGTCCGACCCCGCTGAGGGAGGCGTGCGCGTGCTCGTCGCGACCGACGTCGCCGCCCGCGGTGTGCACGTGGACAACGTCGATCTCGTCGTCCACGTCGACCCGCCCATGGAGCACAAGGCGTACCTGCACCGCTCGGGTCGTACCGCGCGTGCCGGCGCGGCAGGCACCGTGGTGACGGTCGTCCTGCCCGAGCAGCGCCGCGACGTCAAGGACCTGCTCCGCAAGGCGGCCATCTCGGCCGCCCTCGAGGACGTCACGTCCGCCGCGGTCACCGAGCTCGTGCCGGAGCGCGCGCCGCACGTGCGTCCCGCACCCGTCCAGGTGCAGCGCCAGGCGACGAAGCAGCGTCCGGCCGGCGGCGAGCGGAACTCCGCAGCGAACCCGCCGTCGCGTCGCAGCCGTCGTCCCCGCTCGGGCCAGGGCGGTCAGGGCGGTCAGGGCGCGCAGGCCGGCTCCCGCCAGGGCGGTCAGTCTCGCGCCGGAAGCCAGGGCGGCCAGTCTCGCAGCGGCGGCCAGGGCGGCCGCGGTCGCAGCTCGCAGGGTCGCTGA
- a CDS encoding SRPBCC family protein — protein MPVVSAEAIVPVNPATAFAVSQTTGSVRRRWDPFISEQHFLDDAQKPAKDVRTFTRQRLGLSMVSRYVSYAPPTNVGMVMEEGPWFFIKLGGGWRFTAVPEGTLAVWKYNFSCRPAWLAPIAEWIGVRVLGFEVRRRIAGFARGCVDPEVLAAVRS, from the coding sequence ATGCCTGTCGTCAGCGCGGAGGCGATCGTTCCTGTGAATCCTGCGACCGCGTTCGCCGTCTCGCAGACGACCGGCAGCGTCCGTCGGCGCTGGGACCCCTTCATCAGCGAGCAGCACTTCCTCGACGACGCGCAGAAGCCGGCGAAGGACGTACGCACGTTCACGCGGCAGCGGCTCGGCCTGTCGATGGTGAGCCGCTACGTCTCCTACGCACCGCCCACGAACGTCGGCATGGTGATGGAGGAGGGCCCGTGGTTCTTCATCAAGCTCGGCGGCGGCTGGCGCTTCACCGCGGTCCCTGAGGGCACTCTCGCCGTCTGGAAGTACAACTTCTCGTGCAGGCCCGCCTGGCTCGCACCGATCGCGGAGTGGATCGGCGTCCGAGTGCTCGGGTTCGAGGTCCGCAGGCGCATCGCGGGCTTCGCGCGCGGCTGCGTCGATCCCGAGGTCCTGGCGGCCGTGCGGTCCTGA
- a CDS encoding citrate synthase: protein MSAAAEQQATAKLTIGETTAEFPIVRGTAGNDSIDLSTLTRQTGYTGLDYGFVNTASTKSDITFIDGDKGILRYRGYPIEQLAGNTSYLEVAWLLIYGELPSAAELAEFDEKIRRHTLLHEDLKRFFSALPHTAHPMSVLSSAVAALSTYYEGQTDPHNPEHVELNTIRMLAKLPVIAAYAHKKSVGQAFLYPDNSLGFVENFLKLNFGVLSEPYEMNPVMSKALELLLILHEDHEQNASTSTVRLVGSTGANQFASISAGIQALSGPLHGGANEAVLTMLGQIRDSGQSVSRFVERVKNKEEGVKLMGFGHRVYKNYDPRAKLVKEAAREVLSELGVTDPLLDLAQELEEIALADDYFKERRLYPNVDFYTGVIYKAMGFPTRMFTVLFAIGRLPGWLAQWRELQLDPQTKIGRPQQLYTGSPERTFQTR, encoded by the coding sequence GTGAGCGCAGCGGCAGAGCAGCAGGCGACGGCGAAGCTGACGATCGGTGAGACCACCGCGGAGTTCCCGATCGTGCGCGGCACGGCAGGAAACGACAGCATCGACCTCTCGACGCTGACCCGCCAGACGGGCTACACGGGTCTCGACTACGGCTTCGTCAACACCGCGTCCACCAAGTCGGACATCACCTTCATCGACGGCGACAAGGGCATCCTGCGCTATCGCGGCTACCCGATCGAGCAGCTGGCCGGCAACACCAGCTACCTCGAGGTCGCCTGGCTCCTGATCTACGGCGAGCTGCCCTCCGCGGCCGAGCTCGCCGAGTTCGACGAGAAGATCCGTCGGCACACGCTGCTGCACGAAGATCTCAAGCGCTTCTTCTCGGCGCTGCCGCACACCGCGCACCCCATGTCGGTGCTCTCCTCGGCAGTCGCAGCCCTCTCGACCTACTACGAGGGTCAGACCGATCCGCACAACCCCGAGCACGTCGAGCTCAACACGATCCGCATGCTCGCGAAGCTCCCGGTCATCGCCGCCTACGCGCACAAGAAGAGCGTCGGACAGGCCTTCCTGTACCCCGACAACTCGCTCGGCTTCGTCGAGAACTTCCTCAAGCTCAACTTCGGTGTGCTCTCCGAGCCATACGAGATGAACCCGGTGATGTCGAAGGCGCTCGAGCTGCTGCTGATCCTCCACGAGGACCACGAGCAGAACGCGTCGACCTCGACCGTCCGTCTCGTCGGCTCCACGGGGGCGAACCAGTTCGCCTCGATCTCGGCCGGGATCCAGGCTCTCTCCGGTCCACTGCACGGTGGGGCGAACGAGGCCGTGCTGACGATGCTCGGACAGATCCGTGACTCGGGTCAGAGCGTGTCGCGGTTCGTGGAGCGCGTGAAGAACAAGGAAGAGGGCGTGAAGCTGATGGGCTTCGGGCACCGGGTCTACAAGAACTACGACCCGCGCGCCAAGCTCGTCAAGGAAGCGGCGCGAGAGGTGCTCTCGGAGCTCGGTGTCACCGACCCGCTCCTCGACCTCGCTCAGGAGCTCGAGGAGATCGCGCTCGCCGACGACTACTTCAAGGAGCGTCGTCTGTACCCGAACGTCGACTTCTACACCGGCGTCATCTACAAGGCGATGGGCTTCCCGACGCGCATGTTCACGGTGCTGTTCGCGATCGGCCGTCTGCCCGGCTGGCTCGCCCAGTGGCGCGAGCTGCAGCTCGACCCGCAGACCAAGATCGGCCGCCCGCAGCAGCTCTACACGGGGTCGCCGGAGCGCACCTTCCAGACCCGCTGA
- the dapC gene encoding succinyldiaminopimelate transaminase — MSVRDLADYPWDAVVPFRERAALHPQGIVDLSVGSPVDPTPELIRRALAEATDAHAYPQTVGTPALREAIVEWYARRRGVPDLTVDNVLPTIGSKELVALLPTLLGLGEGDIVVHPRIAYPTYEVGARVVGATPLAADDPADWPEGTKLIWINTPGNPDGRTWTVEELAAAVRRARELGAVLASDECYAELGWDGRWASESIPSILDPRVTDGSRANLLSVYSLSKQSNLAGYRAAFVAGCARIVGELLTARKHLGLMPPEPVQHAMVVALGDDEHVASQKALYRERRDLLRPALEAAGFRIDGSEAGLYLWATEGEDAWTSIARLADLGILAGPGPFYGPSSQQHVRLALTAPTERIAEGARRLHAQAL, encoded by the coding sequence GTGAGCGTCCGCGACCTCGCCGACTACCCCTGGGATGCCGTCGTCCCGTTCCGTGAGCGCGCAGCCCTGCATCCGCAGGGGATCGTCGACCTCTCGGTCGGCTCGCCGGTCGATCCGACGCCCGAGCTGATCCGTCGGGCGCTCGCCGAGGCCACCGATGCGCACGCCTACCCGCAGACCGTCGGCACGCCGGCCCTGCGCGAAGCGATCGTCGAGTGGTACGCGCGGCGCAGAGGCGTGCCGGATCTCACGGTCGACAACGTCCTTCCCACCATCGGCTCCAAGGAGCTCGTGGCCCTGCTGCCGACACTCCTGGGACTCGGCGAGGGCGACATCGTCGTGCATCCGCGCATCGCCTACCCGACCTACGAGGTCGGGGCGCGAGTGGTGGGCGCCACCCCGCTCGCGGCCGACGACCCGGCGGACTGGCCCGAGGGCACGAAGCTGATCTGGATCAACACCCCCGGCAACCCGGACGGGCGTACTTGGACGGTCGAAGAGCTGGCGGCGGCGGTGCGTCGCGCCCGCGAGCTCGGGGCGGTCCTGGCCAGCGACGAGTGCTATGCCGAGCTGGGGTGGGACGGACGCTGGGCGAGCGAGTCGATCCCTTCGATCCTCGATCCCCGTGTCACGGACGGCAGCAGGGCCAACCTGCTGAGCGTCTACTCGCTCAGCAAGCAGTCGAACCTCGCGGGATACCGCGCGGCGTTCGTCGCCGGATGCGCGAGGATCGTCGGCGAGCTCCTCACCGCCCGGAAGCACCTCGGGCTCATGCCGCCGGAGCCCGTGCAGCACGCCATGGTGGTCGCCCTCGGCGACGACGAGCACGTGGCGTCGCAGAAGGCCCTCTACCGCGAGCGACGCGATCTCCTGCGCCCGGCCCTCGAGGCGGCCGGATTCCGGATCGACGGCTCCGAGGCGGGCCTCTACCTCTGGGCGACCGAGGGGGAGGATGCGTGGACGAGCATCGCGCGGCTGGCCGACCTCGGGATCCTCGCGGGCCCCGGTCCGTTCTACGGTCCGTCCTCGCAGCAGCACGTGCGTCTCGCGCTGACCGCTCCCACGGAGCGCATCGCCGAGGGTGCCCGTCGGCTGCACGCGCAGGCGCTGTAG
- the fdxA gene encoding ferredoxin: MTYVIALPCVDVKDRACIDECPVDCIYEGERSLYIHPDECVDCGACEPVCPVEAIYYEDDLPDEWQDYYKANVEFFDEVGSPGGAAKVGVIAHDHPIIAALPPQGE; the protein is encoded by the coding sequence GTGACGTATGTGATCGCCCTCCCGTGCGTCGATGTCAAGGATCGCGCCTGCATCGACGAGTGCCCCGTTGACTGTATCTACGAGGGCGAACGCTCGCTGTACATCCACCCGGACGAGTGCGTCGACTGCGGCGCCTGCGAGCCGGTGTGCCCGGTCGAGGCGATCTACTACGAAGACGATCTGCCCGACGAGTGGCAGGACTACTACAAGGCCAACGTGGAGTTCTTCGACGAGGTCGGCTCTCCCGGTGGAGCGGCCAAGGTCGGCGTCATCGCGCACGACCACCCGATCATCGCGGCCCTCCCGCCTCAGGGCGAGTAG
- a CDS encoding histidinol dehydrogenase, with amino-acid sequence MRIGWISRVLSWVAAALVGGVFGVAGTIGHSLVWGPVPLGLVVGAIACGAILVAIRALTHDRGATLAAGLGMLGMLVLISGVGPGGSVVVEDTLSGRIWIYLVAGLVLLTVAWPSFSRLPVRTETVRQEPVPAPAPLITEVPTAPRDASLGDRTGRES; translated from the coding sequence GTGCGTATCGGATGGATCTCCCGGGTGCTCTCCTGGGTCGCCGCGGCCCTCGTCGGCGGTGTCTTCGGCGTCGCCGGCACCATCGGCCACAGCCTGGTCTGGGGGCCCGTCCCGCTCGGGCTCGTCGTCGGCGCGATCGCCTGCGGCGCGATCCTCGTCGCGATCCGCGCTCTCACCCATGACCGCGGCGCGACCCTGGCCGCAGGGCTCGGGATGCTCGGGATGCTGGTGCTCATCTCCGGGGTGGGTCCCGGCGGCTCGGTCGTCGTGGAGGACACGCTCAGCGGCCGCATCTGGATCTACCTCGTGGCGGGCCTCGTGCTGCTCACGGTCGCGTGGCCCTCGTTCTCTCGCCTGCCCGTGCGCACCGAGACCGTTCGGCAGGAGCCCGTACCGGCACCGGCCCCGCTGATCACCGAGGTCCCGACCGCGCCGCGTGACGCCTCCCTGGGCGATCGGACAGGCCGCGAGTCGTAG
- a CDS encoding AzlD domain-containing protein — MSIWSAILLAALICLALKAAGYLVPPRVLEAPRPARISDLLTVALLAALVAVQTLGAGQAVVVDARVPALLVAAGLLWLRQSFLVVVVAAAAVAAILRLVGLAA, encoded by the coding sequence ATGAGCATCTGGAGCGCCATCCTGCTCGCCGCCCTGATCTGCCTCGCGCTGAAGGCGGCCGGATACCTCGTGCCGCCCCGGGTGCTCGAGGCCCCGCGGCCGGCGCGGATCTCGGATCTGCTGACGGTCGCACTGCTGGCCGCCCTCGTCGCCGTGCAGACGCTCGGCGCGGGGCAGGCCGTGGTCGTCGATGCCAGGGTCCCCGCTCTCCTGGTGGCGGCGGGGCTGCTGTGGCTTCGGCAGTCGTTCCTCGTCGTCGTCGTGGCGGCGGCGGCGGTCGCGGCGATCCTCCGGCTCGTCGGCCTCGCCGCATGA
- a CDS encoding AzlC family ABC transporter permease — protein MTAEREVWREALGVVLATSAYGVSFGALAVASGLDVWQTCVLSLLMFTGGSQFAFVGVFAAGGVSALPSAIASAALLGVRNVAYGMRMSPIVGTTPRLRVAAAHFTIDESTAVAISQVDPRLRQVGFWVTGIGIFIGWNITTLVGALVGDVLGDPQTWGLDAAAAAAFLALLWPRLKERQAIAVGVAAAVVAASLTPVLMPGLPVLVAAVVAIVVGWFNWLGRADAPAATPREGMS, from the coding sequence GTGACCGCCGAACGGGAAGTCTGGCGTGAGGCGCTCGGCGTCGTGCTGGCGACCAGCGCCTACGGAGTCTCCTTCGGTGCGCTCGCCGTGGCATCCGGCCTCGACGTGTGGCAGACCTGCGTCCTCAGCCTGCTGATGTTCACCGGAGGGTCGCAGTTCGCCTTCGTCGGCGTCTTCGCCGCCGGGGGAGTGTCGGCACTGCCGTCGGCCATCGCCTCCGCCGCGCTCCTCGGTGTACGCAACGTCGCTTACGGCATGCGGATGTCGCCGATCGTCGGCACGACGCCACGCCTCCGAGTCGCGGCGGCCCACTTCACGATCGACGAGTCGACCGCTGTCGCGATCTCGCAGGTCGACCCGCGGCTGCGCCAGGTCGGCTTCTGGGTGACCGGCATCGGAATCTTCATCGGATGGAACATCACCACCCTGGTCGGAGCGCTGGTGGGCGACGTGCTGGGCGATCCGCAGACCTGGGGACTCGATGCCGCGGCGGCCGCCGCGTTCCTCGCGCTGCTGTGGCCGCGCCTCAAAGAGCGGCAGGCCATCGCGGTGGGGGTCGCCGCCGCCGTCGTCGCAGCCTCCCTCACTCCGGTGCTCATGCCCGGCCTGCCCGTGCTCGTCGCCGCGGTCGTGGCGATCGTCGTCGGCTGGTTCAACTGGCTCGGTCGAGCCGATGCGCCCGCAGCCACGCCGAGGGAGGGCATGTCATGA
- a CDS encoding helix-turn-helix domain-containing protein encodes MEDLRTRIARTLRREREGAGLSVSELARRAGISKATVSQLESGAGNPSVETLWALGVALGVPFAVLVDQQTSAPTLIRAGDLSGVPSAASVYNATLLSASPPGARRDLYVITAEPGDPRVSDPHHPGTTEHVILISGRARTGPVDEPVLLEPGDYLSYPGDAPHVFEAVVPGTSAVLISELR; translated from the coding sequence ATGGAGGATCTGCGAACCCGCATCGCCCGCACCCTGCGCCGGGAGCGCGAGGGGGCCGGACTGTCCGTGTCGGAGCTCGCTCGTCGGGCGGGCATCTCGAAGGCCACGGTCTCGCAGCTCGAATCGGGGGCCGGCAACCCCAGCGTCGAGACTCTGTGGGCGCTGGGCGTCGCCCTGGGCGTCCCCTTCGCGGTGCTCGTCGATCAGCAGACGAGCGCGCCGACCCTGATCCGCGCCGGCGACCTCTCGGGTGTGCCGTCGGCGGCGTCCGTGTACAACGCGACCCTGCTCTCAGCGAGCCCGCCCGGCGCACGCCGCGACCTGTACGTGATCACGGCCGAGCCCGGCGATCCCCGCGTCTCGGATCCGCATCACCCCGGCACGACCGAGCACGTGATCCTCATCTCCGGACGGGCGCGAACCGGCCCGGTCGACGAGCCCGTGCTCCTGGAGCCCGGCGACTACCTGTCGTACCCGGGTGACGCGCCGCACGTGTTCGAGGCCGTCGTTCCCGGGACCAGCGCCGTGCTCATCTCCGAGCTCCGCTGA
- a CDS encoding MFS transporter gives MTHTAQATVKASWMPLISLFLAQVLMSFNVAALPISLGGMVDEFGVPPTVASTTIVMYGLAVAALVMTGAKLGQRIGWVLIFRIVIGLFAASSVLMIVSPSIGWAIAGQAVAGAAAAIIVPSIVALIAENYRGPQQATAIGAIGSARAISGVTAFLIGGTLGTLVGWRPMFFIVLGIAVVVFAFSFTLRGDRGDASIRIDLVASLLIGAAIVLLTLGFNNLNGWGAVAATDAAPFSILGLSPAPAFIVVGIVLGQVFFVWTRRRMAEGKVPLIDLSVLNSSKERAAVYAMFIVVALEACVNFTIPLYIQIVQGRTPFDTSLAMMPFNLTVFITATLVVRFYKTYPPRVIGVFGFILTTVALIWLSVVVDNNWETLPTILGLIVFGIGQGALVTLVFNVLVTAAPAELAGDVGSLRGTTQNLASAVGTALAGALLVSLLGLSVGRAVVEHPELPPELVSQVDMDKVNFVSNDDLRAVLEGTDATPEQVDAAVAVNEESRLGTLRLGLLLLAGLSAVAILPASRLPKYKPDEIPDPSPAPAD, from the coding sequence ATGACGCACACCGCGCAGGCGACGGTCAAGGCATCCTGGATGCCGCTGATCAGCCTCTTCCTCGCCCAGGTCCTGATGTCGTTCAACGTCGCGGCCCTGCCGATCTCACTCGGTGGCATGGTCGACGAGTTCGGCGTGCCGCCCACCGTCGCGAGCACCACCATCGTCATGTATGGACTGGCCGTCGCCGCCCTCGTCATGACGGGCGCCAAGCTCGGTCAGCGGATCGGCTGGGTGCTGATCTTCCGCATCGTGATCGGCCTGTTCGCTGCGTCCTCGGTGCTGATGATCGTGTCGCCGAGCATCGGCTGGGCGATCGCCGGTCAGGCGGTCGCCGGTGCGGCCGCCGCCATCATCGTCCCCTCCATCGTCGCGTTGATCGCCGAGAACTACCGCGGCCCGCAGCAGGCGACGGCGATCGGGGCGATCGGCTCGGCTCGGGCGATCTCCGGCGTCACCGCCTTCCTGATCGGCGGCACCCTGGGCACCCTGGTCGGCTGGCGACCGATGTTCTTCATCGTCCTCGGCATCGCGGTGGTGGTCTTCGCGTTCAGCTTCACCCTCCGCGGCGATCGGGGCGATGCCTCCATCCGCATCGATCTCGTCGCATCGCTGCTGATCGGTGCGGCCATCGTCCTGCTCACCCTGGGGTTCAACAACCTCAACGGCTGGGGCGCGGTCGCAGCCACGGATGCGGCACCGTTCAGCATCCTCGGGCTGTCGCCGGCGCCGGCGTTCATCGTGGTCGGGATCGTCCTCGGGCAGGTCTTCTTCGTGTGGACCCGACGGCGGATGGCAGAGGGCAAGGTGCCGCTCATCGACCTCAGCGTGCTGAACTCCTCGAAGGAGCGGGCGGCGGTGTACGCGATGTTCATCGTCGTGGCGCTGGAAGCGTGCGTGAACTTCACGATCCCGCTGTACATCCAGATCGTCCAGGGCCGGACGCCCTTCGACACCTCGCTCGCGATGATGCCGTTCAACCTGACCGTCTTCATCACGGCGACGCTCGTCGTGCGGTTCTACAAGACGTACCCGCCTCGGGTGATCGGCGTGTTCGGGTTCATCCTGACGACCGTCGCGCTCATCTGGCTGTCGGTGGTCGTCGACAACAACTGGGAGACGCTGCCCACGATCCTCGGACTCATCGTGTTCGGCATCGGGCAGGGCGCGCTCGTCACCCTCGTCTTCAACGTCCTCGTCACTGCCGCGCCCGCGGAGCTCGCGGGCGACGTCGGCTCGCTGCGCGGCACGACGCAGAACCTCGCATCGGCGGTCGGCACGGCACTGGCGGGCGCCCTGCTGGTGTCGCTGCTGGGGTTGAGTGTCGGCAGAGCCGTGGTCGAGCACCCGGAACTGCCGCCGGAGCTCGTCTCGCAGGTCGACATGGACAAGGTCAACTTCGTCAGCAACGACGACCTGCGTGCGGTGCTCGAGGGGACGGATGCCACCCCGGAGCAGGTCGATGCGGCGGTCGCCGTCAACGAGGAGTCCAGGCTCGGCACACTCCGGCTCGGTCTGCTGCTGCTCGCAGGGCTCAGCGCCGTGGCGATCCTGCCGGCATCCCGCCTGCCGAAGTACAAGCCGGACGAGATCCCGGATCCGTCGCCGGCGCCCGCTGACTGA